A DNA window from Fodinibius sp. Rm-B-1B1-1 contains the following coding sequences:
- the lpdA gene encoding dihydrolipoyl dehydrogenase → MAKEFDVCVIGSGPGGYVAAIRASQLGFNTAIIEKRHLGGVCLNIGCIPTKALLRSAEVFESIEHAGDYGVNVDGFSADFDGMIDRSRNVANKMSKGVQFLMKANKIDVFEGKGVFASKEQVNVLDDDEEVVEEIKADNFIIATGASPRELPNLPIDGEMIIDSERAMQLEEQPDKMVIIGAGAIGVEFAYFYNTIGTDVTIVELQDSLVPVEDKDIGKELGKIYKKKGMDIRTGSTVDNVEKDGDGVKVTIKTGDDEEVVEADVVLSAVGVAGNVEGIGLDDIGVEYEKGAIQVDKETYQTSVENIYAIGDVAGGPWLAHKASHEGIVCVEKLAGEDPQMINYNNIPGCTYCEPQIASVGYTEEQAKEEGYDIKVGKFPFSASGKATGLGHEEGFVKVVFDEKYGEWLGCHMIGSHVTELIAEAVVARDLETTGHEIISAVHPHPTMSEAVMEAVAEAYGEGVHLGS, encoded by the coding sequence ATGGCAAAAGAATTTGATGTTTGCGTAATAGGATCCGGTCCCGGTGGATATGTGGCTGCGATTCGTGCTTCACAACTCGGTTTTAACACAGCAATTATTGAAAAGCGTCACCTCGGCGGTGTTTGTTTGAATATTGGATGTATTCCTACAAAAGCACTGCTGCGCTCGGCTGAAGTTTTTGAAAGTATTGAACATGCCGGTGACTATGGTGTTAATGTGGATGGATTTTCTGCTGATTTCGATGGCATGATTGATCGTAGTCGAAATGTGGCTAATAAAATGAGTAAGGGCGTTCAGTTCTTGATGAAGGCCAATAAGATCGATGTCTTCGAAGGCAAAGGTGTTTTTGCATCCAAAGAACAGGTTAATGTGCTCGATGATGACGAAGAAGTAGTCGAAGAGATTAAAGCTGATAATTTCATTATTGCGACGGGTGCAAGTCCACGTGAGCTGCCGAACCTACCAATCGATGGTGAGATGATTATTGATTCGGAGCGCGCAATGCAGCTCGAAGAACAGCCCGACAAGATGGTGATTATCGGCGCGGGTGCTATCGGCGTTGAGTTTGCCTACTTCTACAATACTATTGGAACCGACGTGACCATTGTTGAGCTTCAGGATTCACTGGTGCCGGTTGAAGATAAAGATATCGGGAAAGAGCTCGGCAAGATCTACAAGAAAAAGGGCATGGATATCCGCACCGGAAGTACGGTTGACAACGTTGAAAAAGATGGCGACGGCGTCAAAGTTACCATCAAAACTGGTGACGATGAGGAAGTTGTTGAAGCGGATGTGGTGCTTTCTGCAGTTGGCGTAGCTGGAAATGTGGAAGGCATTGGCCTTGATGACATCGGTGTTGAGTACGAAAAAGGTGCTATCCAGGTTGATAAGGAGACCTATCAGACATCCGTAGAAAATATTTACGCGATTGGTGATGTGGCCGGCGGACCGTGGTTGGCGCACAAAGCTTCTCATGAAGGTATTGTTTGTGTAGAAAAGCTTGCTGGCGAAGATCCACAGATGATTAACTACAACAACATTCCTGGTTGTACCTACTGCGAGCCGCAAATTGCTTCTGTTGGATATACTGAGGAACAGGCCAAAGAGGAAGGTTACGATATCAAGGTTGGTAAGTTCCCCTTCTCTGCCAGTGGTAAGGCAACGGGACTTGGTCATGAAGAAGGCTTCGTAAAAGTAGTCTTTGATGAGAAATATGGTGAATGGTTGGGTTGCCACATGATTGGATCGCATGTTACAGAACTGATTGCTGAGGCTGTTGTAGCCCGTGATCTTGAGACAACCGGACACGAAATTATTAGCGCTGTGCATCCACACCCAACGATGTCAGAAGCGGTGATGGAAGCTGTTGCTGAAGCATACGGAGAAGGCGTGCATTTAGGTTCGTAA
- a CDS encoding DUF72 domain-containing protein, producing MGIRKYHLGCTGWSLKEWTGNFFTDDAKPDDFLKQYSSVFNAVEGNTTFYNVPTKETLKKWQRATPDGFKFCFKFHRSITHEKRLDVEEDELLQFIDTFDPIADRLGPFHIQLPPNFSPDEFGRLEKVVSLLPSSYRYAVEVRHPDFFNHGRQEHRLNRLLKSYSMDRVIFDTRKLYGMNSNESSVLEAKKKKPKVPVRFDNTAARPFVRFVGSNDPVANEPYLKEWAIVVADWIRDGLHPYFFPHTPDKVSQPQIARKFHQLLSDLVELDPMPAWPIERQSQQMNLF from the coding sequence ATGGGTATCAGAAAATATCATCTTGGATGTACCGGATGGAGCCTGAAAGAATGGACTGGCAACTTTTTTACAGACGATGCCAAGCCGGATGATTTTTTAAAGCAGTATTCGTCTGTTTTTAATGCGGTTGAGGGAAATACGACTTTTTATAATGTGCCGACAAAAGAGACCCTTAAAAAATGGCAGCGTGCCACTCCCGACGGTTTTAAGTTTTGCTTTAAATTCCACCGTTCCATTACCCACGAAAAGCGTCTTGACGTTGAAGAAGATGAGTTGCTCCAATTTATAGATACATTTGATCCCATTGCCGATCGTTTGGGACCGTTTCATATCCAGTTGCCACCCAATTTTTCTCCCGATGAGTTCGGGCGATTAGAAAAAGTGGTCAGCCTGTTACCCAGCTCCTATCGTTATGCCGTAGAGGTTCGTCATCCCGATTTTTTTAATCATGGGCGGCAAGAACACCGGTTAAATCGGTTGCTGAAAAGCTATAGTATGGACCGTGTTATTTTTGATACGCGTAAACTATATGGAATGAATTCCAACGAATCATCAGTGTTAGAGGCAAAAAAGAAAAAGCCCAAAGTGCCCGTCCGATTTGATAATACAGCAGCACGACCGTTTGTGCGTTTTGTAGGATCAAATGATCCTGTTGCAAATGAGCCTTATTTAAAGGAATGGGCGATTGTGGTGGCTGATTGGATCAGGGATGGTTTACATCCTTACTTCTTCCCACATACTCCGGATAAAGTAAGTCAGCCTCAAATAGCTCGGAAATTTCACCAGCTGCTTTCCGATTTGGTGGAATTAGATCCTATGCCCGCTTGGCCCATCGAGCGGCAAAGCCAACAGATGAATTTATTTTAG
- a CDS encoding zinc-dependent metalloprotease family protein, with translation MISIKRFSILLAFCSLSLLIVSCSDSTTGPDDSSTTKLDSKQKPGNSAELFLQDDQYTSLQVEIDYMPGHEPTQDGIDSLKTFLVQRLNKQNISFRSPTQIDSRNQSSYTAADIRSIEENERDHYTESDGSTLQVYFLVVDAKYNDGDDGGSNVLGIAYWNTSVAFFGETIEEVSSGIGAPPEEKIEGTVFRHEFGHNMGLTGNGTPHPSGQSNHQNGDAHCSVDGCLMEPAVETGNFFTNTFDGDIPNLDPLCIEDLQANGGK, from the coding sequence ATGATTTCTATAAAACGGTTTTCCATTCTATTAGCTTTTTGTTCGCTATCCTTACTAATTGTTAGTTGTTCCGATTCAACCACGGGGCCAGATGATTCTTCAACAACTAAACTCGACAGTAAACAAAAGCCTGGAAATTCAGCCGAGCTATTTTTACAAGACGACCAATACACCAGCCTACAGGTAGAGATTGACTATATGCCAGGTCACGAACCAACCCAAGATGGTATAGACAGCCTCAAAACATTCCTCGTGCAGCGGCTTAACAAGCAAAACATAAGTTTTAGGTCACCCACCCAAATCGATTCCCGTAACCAAAGCAGCTATACCGCAGCTGACATCCGATCAATCGAAGAGAATGAACGTGATCATTACACAGAAAGTGATGGTAGTACGCTACAGGTTTACTTTCTTGTTGTTGATGCAAAATATAATGACGGTGACGACGGTGGGTCTAATGTACTCGGCATTGCCTATTGGAATACATCTGTTGCTTTCTTTGGCGAAACAATTGAAGAGGTGAGTTCTGGCATTGGAGCACCGCCTGAAGAAAAGATTGAAGGTACAGTCTTTCGCCACGAATTTGGACATAATATGGGATTAACAGGAAATGGCACCCCCCATCCATCAGGGCAATCGAATCACCAAAACGGAGATGCCCACTGTTCCGTTGATGGATGTCTGATGGAGCCAGCTGTCGAAACGGGCAATTTCTTTACGAACACCTTTGATGGTGATATTCCTAACTTAGATCCGCTTTGTATTGAAGATCTGCAGGCAAACGGCGGGAAGTAA
- a CDS encoding peptide chain release factor 3 produces the protein MSNTDTKTKQQQEIIEEAKRRRTFAIISHPDAGKTTLTEKLLLYGGAIHEAGSIRQRKANRYAASDWMAIEKDRGISVTSSVLRFEKDNIKFNLLDTPGHKDFSEDTLRTLVAADTALMVIDVAKGVEEQTEKLFEVCKMREIPIITFVNKCDRPGLEPLEVISNIENQLGIEPIPASWPLGYGRDFQGIYDLIGKKLHLQKKEEHGAKKAETEIYDLEEGIEEAHLSDFDKEKFCEEVMLTEGMMEMMDEEAFANGKVTPVFFGSALNNFGLDVFLDYFSELANPPQPYADEDDEPRDLDRGFSGFVFKMQANMNPDHRDCAAFIRITSGKFERGIQVTESNTGNKVKMSTPHTLMGDERNILEEAYPGDVVSLFNPGSFRIGTTIYSDDPVKFDVIPLFTPEHFMKVSTKDPFKRKQLREGLKQLAEEGVVHVFEVPNGVGNELLLGTVGALQFDVVEHRMETEYNTELHMNSVSYHAARWLGDDQEVIDKLESSYSTHVTKDMEGNPIVLFDSGYALSQAEEKVGAENLFKFKQS, from the coding sequence ATGTCGAACACTGATACTAAAACGAAACAGCAACAGGAAATTATAGAGGAGGCCAAGCGCCGGCGTACCTTTGCTATTATATCACACCCCGATGCGGGTAAAACAACGCTGACCGAGAAGCTGCTTTTGTATGGAGGGGCTATTCATGAGGCTGGATCAATTCGTCAGCGGAAAGCCAACCGTTATGCAGCTTCTGATTGGATGGCCATCGAAAAGGACCGCGGAATTTCCGTAACGTCATCCGTGCTGCGATTTGAGAAAGATAACATCAAGTTTAACTTGCTGGATACGCCCGGCCACAAAGACTTTTCTGAGGATACGCTTCGGACGCTGGTTGCTGCCGATACCGCCCTGATGGTGATTGATGTTGCCAAAGGTGTTGAGGAACAGACAGAGAAACTTTTTGAAGTCTGTAAAATGCGCGAGATCCCCATTATTACGTTTGTAAACAAGTGCGACCGCCCGGGTTTGGAGCCGCTGGAGGTGATCAGCAATATTGAGAACCAGTTAGGTATTGAACCAATACCCGCATCCTGGCCGCTGGGCTATGGACGAGATTTCCAGGGTATTTATGATCTGATTGGTAAGAAACTGCATCTACAGAAAAAAGAAGAGCATGGTGCCAAGAAAGCTGAAACCGAAATTTACGATTTAGAGGAAGGTATTGAAGAAGCGCATCTCTCCGATTTTGATAAAGAGAAGTTTTGTGAAGAAGTGATGCTGACCGAGGGCATGATGGAGATGATGGATGAAGAAGCCTTTGCCAATGGGAAGGTGACGCCGGTATTTTTTGGTTCAGCGCTCAATAACTTTGGGCTGGATGTGTTTCTGGATTATTTCTCGGAGTTGGCCAATCCGCCGCAGCCCTATGCTGATGAAGATGATGAGCCCCGGGATTTAGATCGCGGATTTTCGGGTTTTGTCTTTAAGATGCAGGCCAATATGAATCCCGATCACCGCGACTGCGCAGCTTTTATTCGTATTACATCAGGAAAGTTTGAGCGCGGTATTCAAGTTACCGAAAGCAATACAGGGAACAAGGTAAAAATGTCGACGCCTCACACGCTGATGGGAGATGAGCGTAATATTTTGGAAGAGGCTTATCCTGGTGATGTGGTGTCGTTGTTTAATCCCGGATCATTTCGCATTGGAACAACGATCTACAGCGACGATCCTGTAAAGTTTGACGTAATTCCGCTTTTTACGCCGGAGCACTTTATGAAGGTGTCCACTAAAGATCCCTTTAAGCGAAAACAACTGCGTGAGGGACTTAAGCAGCTGGCCGAAGAAGGGGTGGTACACGTTTTTGAGGTCCCCAATGGTGTGGGAAATGAATTGCTGTTGGGAACGGTTGGTGCCCTACAGTTTGATGTGGTAGAGCATCGTATGGAAACGGAGTACAATACCGAACTCCACATGAATTCGGTATCCTATCACGCAGCGCGCTGGTTGGGGGATGATCAGGAGGTCATTGATAAGCTGGAAAGTAGTTACTCAACGCATGTGACCAAGGATATGGAAGGCAATCCTATTGTGCTGTTTGATAGTGGATATGCGCTCAGTCAGGCTGAGGAGAAAGTTGGTGCTGAAAACCTATTCAAGTTTAAGCAAAGCTGA
- the lipB gene encoding lipoyl(octanoyl) transferase LipB, whose translation MNTVELFDLGYAPYRPVWDLQTTIQQRLVDEKLARRKKQKLYKPGEESNDVFLFVEHPHVYTLGKSGDKNHLLKGMAELANIDAEFIEIDRGGDITYHGPGQIVGYPILDLDRHFTDVHKYLRYLEEVIIRTCAEYNIEAGRIEGLTGVWVGDQKICAMGIRCSRWVTMHGFAFNVNADLSYFNHIVPCGITDKEVTSLQKLLGHEVDQSQVKEQLITHFEDVFDVSIAKVDSLPELDDQFSYLKPSEKQAASQ comes from the coding sequence ATGAATACGGTAGAATTATTTGATTTAGGCTATGCCCCCTATCGCCCGGTATGGGATTTACAAACTACCATCCAGCAGCGTTTGGTGGATGAAAAATTAGCCCGACGAAAAAAACAGAAGCTCTATAAGCCCGGAGAAGAAAGTAACGATGTATTTCTGTTTGTAGAACATCCCCACGTCTATACTCTGGGCAAAAGCGGGGATAAGAATCACCTCCTTAAAGGGATGGCTGAGTTGGCTAATATTGATGCCGAATTTATCGAAATAGATCGCGGTGGAGATATTACGTACCATGGTCCGGGACAAATTGTGGGCTACCCAATTCTGGATCTGGACCGCCACTTTACTGATGTCCATAAGTACTTACGCTACCTCGAGGAGGTTATCATTCGCACTTGTGCCGAATATAATATTGAAGCCGGACGTATTGAAGGGCTAACCGGCGTATGGGTAGGTGATCAGAAAATTTGTGCCATGGGTATTCGTTGTAGCCGGTGGGTAACCATGCATGGCTTTGCCTTTAATGTTAATGCTGACCTCAGTTATTTTAATCATATTGTGCCGTGTGGTATTACAGATAAGGAAGTGACCAGTTTGCAAAAATTGTTGGGGCACGAGGTAGACCAATCCCAAGTAAAAGAACAGTTAATAACACATTTTGAGGATGTGTTTGATGTATCCATAGCAAAGGTCGATTCCCTGCCTGAACTGGACGATCAATTTTCGTATCTTAAGCCGTCTGAGAAACAAGCAGCATCGCAATAA
- a CDS encoding cupin domain-containing protein: MDDVEQVINRLNLSPHPEGGHYRECYRSEQDVWLPNDEKRSAGTGIYFLLAEGELSNWHRVRWDEGWHFYDGDPLMLEIIDRDGSLKRLALGNTFAKEVAFQRLVPQNCWQRAYCTGRYSLVGCTVSPGFEFEDFEMIEPKKLAQEYPDIADDILKSPV; encoded by the coding sequence ATGGATGATGTCGAACAGGTTATTAATAGGCTTAATTTATCTCCACACCCAGAGGGTGGACACTATCGGGAGTGTTATCGAAGTGAGCAAGATGTTTGGCTTCCCAATGATGAAAAACGATCAGCCGGAACGGGGATCTATTTTTTGTTGGCAGAAGGAGAGTTATCCAACTGGCACCGCGTGCGTTGGGATGAGGGGTGGCATTTCTATGATGGTGACCCATTAATGTTGGAAATTATCGATCGGGATGGGTCGTTGAAAAGATTAGCGTTGGGGAATACATTTGCGAAGGAGGTGGCATTTCAGCGGCTGGTTCCACAAAATTGCTGGCAGCGAGCTTATTGTACGGGGCGTTATTCTTTAGTGGGATGTACAGTAAGTCCTGGTTTTGAGTTTGAAGATTTTGAGATGATAGAGCCTAAAAAACTGGCGCAGGAATATCCAGATATAGCAGATGATATTTTAAAGAGCCCGGTGTAA
- a CDS encoding M12 family metallo-peptidase, translating into MKRYGSTLPILIIAILIGFVFQSCLDHTGPKTEVPDPQYSHTQNPGTSANDFLADTSFKHLVVEVDYMPGYEPKTEAIDSLEAFFEQRLYKNSITIKEPTEIESRNQDSYSADDVRNIESEERSTFSQGDTLAAYFMIVDGKYSERELMGIAYFNTSNAFFGPAYDEASSGVGSISRERVEAISFRHEFGHLFGLVDIPNSGTEMQEPHRDQEHGNHCDNDQCLMYYATQTTDLIGNTVGDEGITPLDDNCIADLQGNGGK; encoded by the coding sequence ATGAAACGATACGGTTCAACTTTACCGATACTAATAATAGCAATTTTAATCGGTTTTGTTTTCCAATCGTGCCTGGACCATACGGGACCTAAGACTGAAGTCCCTGATCCACAATACTCCCATACCCAAAACCCGGGTACTTCGGCCAACGACTTCCTGGCTGATACCAGTTTCAAACATTTAGTGGTAGAAGTAGATTACATGCCCGGCTACGAGCCAAAGACCGAAGCTATTGACAGCCTGGAGGCATTTTTTGAGCAACGGCTGTACAAGAATTCCATCACTATAAAAGAACCAACTGAGATTGAGTCACGAAATCAGGACTCATACAGTGCCGATGATGTTCGAAATATTGAGTCCGAAGAACGTTCTACCTTTTCACAAGGAGATACACTGGCCGCCTACTTTATGATTGTAGATGGCAAATACAGCGAGCGAGAGCTAATGGGGATTGCCTACTTTAATACATCTAATGCATTTTTTGGTCCGGCTTATGATGAAGCCAGTAGTGGCGTGGGTTCTATTTCTCGGGAACGTGTAGAAGCAATTTCATTCCGGCATGAATTTGGACATCTCTTTGGGCTCGTAGACATCCCCAACTCGGGTACCGAAATGCAGGAACCGCACCGAGATCAAGAACATGGCAATCACTGTGATAATGATCAATGCCTAATGTATTATGCCACGCAAACCACCGACCTAATTGGCAATACAGTGGGGGATGAAGGAATTACACCACTTGATGATAATTGCATTGCTGATTTACAGGGAAATGGCGGGAAATAA
- a CDS encoding putative signal transducing protein — translation MGQSYIILRSYSHAHQADLALNKLKSEGIDAHLSDTNMGGLNYMGVAGGVKIHVAEEDIHRAQDILSANQSDLNEDQMK, via the coding sequence ATGGGCCAATCATATATAATACTTAGATCTTATTCACATGCTCATCAAGCTGATTTGGCTTTGAATAAGCTCAAAAGCGAGGGTATTGATGCACATCTTAGTGATACCAATATGGGTGGTTTAAACTATATGGGGGTAGCAGGCGGTGTTAAAATTCATGTTGCAGAAGAAGATATACACCGTGCACAAGATATTTTGTCTGCCAATCAGTCTGATCTCAATGAGGATCAGATGAAATGA